DNA sequence from the Deltaproteobacteria bacterium genome:
GTCCCTGCGGCAAACAGATGTCGATCTCGCTGCGGATTCCGAAGCGACCGGCGAGATAGATTCCCGGCTCGATGGAGAAGCAGGTGTCCGGCAGGTGGCGCCGCACGTCGTGTGTCTCGAAGTCGTCGTTGTTCACCCCGTCGCCGTGCCCGTGGTGATCGATGCTGTGCCCGGTCCGATGCAGGAAGCGGTCGCCGTAACCGGCCTTTGCGATGGGATCGCGCGCGGCCGCATCCACTTCCGCGCCGGTGGGGAGCTTCCCGATCTCCGCGCGCTCGCGCAGCAGGCGGACGGCGGCATCGCGTGCCTGGAACACCTGCGCGGCGATCCGCTGGATCTCTTCGGGGACGGTCTCTCCGAGAAAGTAGACGCGCGTCAGGTCGGCGTAGATTCCGGCCGGCGCGAGCCGCGCGCTGAAGTCCAGCAGCAGCAAGCTGTTGCGCCCGACAACCGATCCACCGCTGGGCGGCGGCGAGTAGTGCGGGTCGGCCGTGTGCGCGTCGGCGGCGACGCCGGGCCAGCTCTCCGGATCGAATCCTTCCGGCAGCATCCGCGCCCGGGCGAATTCCTGCAGCTCGCGCTCGGTCGCGGGCCGGTCCTCTTGCACCCGCCGCGCCGCTTCCTGCGCTACCGCCTCGAGGTCCGCGCTGAGCAGGTCTGCCGCCTGCGCCTGCGAGGCGAGCTCTTCCGGCGACAGCGTGCTCGTCAGCTCCGCCACCAGATCGGCGCTGGAGACCACTTCCGGTCCCATCGCCCGGACCAGCTCCAGCGTGCCGCCGTCCACGCGCGCGACGGTGGGGATCTCGTTGCGCGGGGAATAATCCATCGCCACCCGGCGGATGCCGCGAAGCAGCGCTCCCAGCTCCCGATCGCGCGTGCGCCACGAGGTGTAGGACGAAGAGCTGCCCGGGACGCCATCCAGCGAGCGGGGCTCGATGGCGTGAAGCAGCTTGCGCGGCTGTCCCTGGGCGGGAACGAGACAGTACCAGCGGCGCGACCGCGCGCCCGCCGGATCGAGCCCGAGCAGGCGATACGCGATCTCGTCCGAGCGGCGGAAATCGAAGAACAGCCAGCCGTCGAGCTTCTCCCGCTGCAGGGCCCGTTGGATGCGGGCCAACCGCTGCGGCGTGAGCCCCTCGTAGACCGGCGGCTTCTCCGGCGCGGCGACCTGGGCGAGCGCCGCGCACAACAGGACGGTGATCAAGGCTTTCCCTCAGTCTTTCCCGCCGGTGCCGCGGAAGCCGTCCTCGCGATCGCGGAACAGCACGTTGAACGTGGTCAGCGACCCATAGCAACCGGTGATGTAGCCCTGCAGATCCATCTTCTCGGCGTCGGTCAGCTTCGGGCTGGCATTGATCTTCTGCTCGAGGACGCGAAGCCGGTCGCGAATCATCACCACCTTGTGGAAGAACGCCTCCAGCGGCAGCTCCTTGGGCTGCAACGTCGGGTCCGCCGGCTTGAGCACCGCGCTGCCGCCCTCCCACCTGGGGGCGAGCGGAGCCACTCCTCCGCCGCGCTCCTCGTCCATCGCCTCGCGGATCAGCGCCTTCAGTTCCTCTCGGGTCATCTCCATCTCTCCCACGGGCCCATCGGGAATCCGCAGCCGCGGCGGCGGCGCCTCGCGCTCGCGGTGCGGCCTCGGCGCCTTCGCGATCTGCACGACGGGCGACGGCCGTGCGCCGGCGCGCGGCATGTACGCGTCGCAGATCGGCGCCGTGCAAGCAAACTCGCCACGCTCCGTCCGGATCCTGCAGGTCCCGAGGAGCAGCCCGCGCCGTCCCTCGATGACGCGGTAGACCGCGCACGTACCGCAGATTGGCGCGAAGGTGCAGATGCGGCCGATCTCCGACGGATCGGCCAGGCAATCTTCCACGTCCGGGCAGTTTTCCAGCGGCGCGGGCATCTCAGTCTCCAGCGTATACCACCCGCCCGCCGACGACGGTCGCCGCGATTGGAACCGAGCAAAGCTCGTCCACGTGGACCGCCATCACGTCGCGACCGAAGACCGTCAGGTCGGCGTCGAACCCTTCGCGGATGCAGCCTCGCCGGCCTTCGGCGAATTCCGCCCACGCGGCGCCGGCGGTGAAGGCGCGCAGCGCCTCGTCGCGACGGAGCCGCTGCTCGGGCATCCAGGCGGGTCCCGCCGCCGGCTTTCGCGTCACCGCGGCGCGGAGCCCCGCGCGCGGGTCGATGTCCTCGACGGGAAAATCGCTGCCGAACGCGAGCGCCGCGCCAGCATCCAGCGCCTGCCTCCACGCATACGCGCCGCGCTGACGCTCCGTTCCATGCCCCAGCCGATCTTCGGCCCAGGCGGCGTCGCTCGTTGCGTGCGTCGGCTGCATGGAAGCGATCGCGCCTGACTTCTTCAGCAGCGGAACGTCGCGCGGGCGGAGCACTTGAAGATGCTCGGCGCGGGCTCTCAGCGTGCGCGGGACCTTGGTGAACGCCTCGAGGACCAGCGCGCAGGCGCGGTCGCCGATGCAATGAACGCTCGGCTGGAAGCCAGCCGCCGCTACCCGAAGGATCCGCGACTCCAGCTCGCGCGGATCGAGCAGCCAGAGCCCGGAATTCCCTGGATCGTCCTCGTAGGGGTCGAACATCGCCGCCCCGCGGCTGCCCAGCGCGCCATCCGCGAAGAGCTTCACGCTACGCACGCAGAGGGATCCGATGGAACGCCGCTCGCGCCAGGCACGCATCTGGTCGTCGAGCTCCGCCCCTTGCCCGTTGATCATCGCGTAGACGCGGAGGGGAAGCTCGTCGCGCTCCGCAAGCCGCGCGTAGGCGTCGAGCACTTCCGGCCCGGCGCTCGCATCGTGCACGGCGGTGAGACCCGCGGCAGCGAGCGCGTGGAGCGAGCGAAGCAACATCTCCTCGCACTGGCGCGCCGACGGCCCGGGAACGGCCCGCAGGACCAGATCCATGGCGGTGTCGATCAGCACGCCGGTCGGCATGCCATCGTCGCGGCGCAGGATGCGGCCGCCCGGCGGGTCCGGCGTCGAGGCGACGATGCCCGCGGCTCGGAGCGCGTTGTCGTTGCACCACAGCGCGTGAACGTCGATCCGCGAGAGCGCCACCGGATGCCGCGGAGTCGCCGCGCTGAGCAGTGAAGCGCCGGGAAAATCTCGCATCGCCCAGAGGTTCTGATCCCAGCCGCTGCCGCGCACCCACCCGCCCTCCGGCAATATGGATGCGAAGCGCGCGACGCGCTCGACGCACTCCTTCTCCGAGGTGGCACCCGCGAGCCGCACCTCGGTCAGCGTTCGCGCGTGCAGCAATGGATGTCCGTGCGCGTCGATGAGTCCCGGCACCGCGCAGCCCTCGCCCAGCTCGATGAAGCGGAGGTCGCCATGCGCCGCGCGCTCGCACTCCTCGCGCGTGCCCACCCGCTCGAACCGCCCGTCCCGGATCAGAACCGCAGCGGCGGCGGGCCGGGCGGGGTCCAGCGTGTGCAGCGACCCTGCGACGAGCAGATCGGGCATCGTGAAACTTCCGGCCTGGTTTCACGTTACATGAGGGGAATGGACGAGCGCCACCACCTCGACGGAAGGCTCCTGGCCGCGCTGGGCGCGGCGGCGCTTCTGGGAGTGCTCTTCTGGAACACGTGGCCGCTCTATCCATTCAAGCTGCTGGTGGTGCTGATGCACGAGAGCGGGCACGCGGCGGCCGCGCTCCTCATGGGCGGCGCCGTCGATGGCATTCGCATCAGTCCCGATCAGGGCGGCGTCACGCTGGCGCGAATTCCGCCCACCATCCTGCGTGAAGTCGTGGTCGCCAGCGCCGGATACGTCGGATCCGCCGTTTCCGCCTGCGTCTTGCTCTACGTCGCCGCGCGCGCCCGCGAGGGCCGCTGGCCGTTGGTCGCGCTCGCCGGCTGGTGCGCACTCGTGACCGTGCTCTACGTCCGCGACGGATTCACCCTCGTCTTCGTGGGCGCCTGCGCGCTCGCCCTCGGTCTGCTCGCGCGCTATGGCGCCGGCTGGCTCCGGCGCGCCGTCCTCGTCTTCCTCGCCGCGTTCTCCTGCTGCTACGCGCTCTACGACATCCGCGATGACCTGCTCCACCTCCGCTCCTGGTCCGGCGGCACCGACGCCGACGCGCTGGCGCGTTTGACGTTCATTCCGGCGATCGTCTGGGGTGCAGCGTGGGGCGCGCTGTCCATCGCGCTGGTATTCTCGTCGCCGCACCACGGGTGCACCCGGCGATGTAAACTGCGCGCGCATGCCGCGCCCCTGGACCGTCCTCCCTCACCAGCCCATCGAGAAGCTCCAGGAGAACCTCTGGACGGTGGAGGCGAGCCTGCCGCACGGCCCGCTCAAGCGCCGGATGGGAATCGCCCGGCTCGCGAGCGGGCAACTCGTGTTCCTCAACGCCGTCGCCCTCGACGAGCCGTCGATGAAGCAGATCGAGGCGTGGGGCGAGCCAGCGTTTACCATCGCGCCGAACGCGTACCACCGGATCGATCTCGGATCGTACAAGGTGCGCTATCCCAGGCTCCGCGTGCTCGCCGCGCGGGCGGCGCGCAAGCGCGTCGGGCAGGTCGCGGCGGTCGACGGATGGCTCGAGCTGTTGCCGAAGGATGCGGGCGTGGTCATCGAGGACGTGGCCGGGACGAAGATGGGAGACGTCGCGTGCACCGCCCGCGCCGCCTCTCGCGCCTCTCTCTGCTTTCCGGGCGACGTGCTGATGAACGTCCCGCCTGTGCGGGGCTTTCCTGGCCTTCTCCTCCACGTGCTCGGGTTCATCGGCGCCCTTCGTGTCCCCCGATTGATTCGCTGGATCGGCGTGAAGGACCGGGCGGCGCTGAAGGCGCATCTGCTCCGGCTCGCCGAGACCCCGGGCCTGCAGCACGTCTTCACCTGCCACGGACCCGTGGTCTCGGTCGATCCGTCCGGTGCGCTACGCAAGGCAGCGCAAGGCCTCTGAACACGGCGGCGCCCGTGACATAGCTTCCAGGCATGGCTACGCGAAGGAGCGTGCTGACAACCCTGTTTGGAGGCATGTTTGCGATGGCAGCGCGAAAGCAAGCGGGAGGCGCGCCGCAAGGCGACGTGCCGAAGGACAAGTATCGGATCCCCTCGGATGCGCGGGCGAGGACGCGCCAGCTGGGACGGACGGGAGTACGGGTCTCCATTGTCGGCTTGGGCGGGTATCACCTGGGGCTGCCGCGGGACGAGCAGGAGAGCATCCGCATCGTGCGTCGAGCGCTCGACCACGGGATGAACTTCCTCGACAACTGCTGGGACTACAATGGGGGCAAGAGCGAGGAGCGGATGGGCAAGGCCCTGCGCGACGGGTACCGCGAAAAGGCCTTCCTGATGACCAAGCTCGACGGCCGCACCGCGCAGTCGGCGCGCGAGCAGCTCGACCAGTCGCTCAAGAGGCTACAGACGGAGATGATCGATCTCGTCCAGATCCACGAGGTAATCCGCGACGACGATCCCGAGCGTTGCTTCGCGCCCGGCGGCACCGTCGAGGCGCTGGTGGAGGCACGCAAGGCAGGCAAGTTGCGATTCATCGGGTTCACCGGCCACAAGAACCCGCGGATTCACCGCCACATGCTGGAGACGGCGCGCAAGAGCTCGTTCCAATTCGATACGGTTCAGATGCCCATCAACGTCCTCGACGCGCACTACCGCAGCTTCGAGAAGGAGGTCCTTCCGCTCGCGCAGCAGGAGGGCACCGCCGTTCTGGGAATGAAGCCATTGGCGGCGGGCCTGATTCTCGAGTCGGGCGCCGCCTCCGCCGTGGAGTGCCTGCGCTACGCGATGAGCGTGCCCGGCGTCAGCGTCACGATCACGGGATGCGAGAGCGAAGGGGTATTCGAGCAGGCGCTCTGGCTCGCGACCACCTTCAAGCCGATGACCGACGACGAGAAGGCGAAGCTCCTCCGGCGCACCGCCACGTACTCACAAGGTGGCAAGTGGGAGAAGTTCAAGACCACGCAGATGTTCGACGGCACCGAGCAACACAGGCAATGGCTGACGTCGGCTACTCTCTAGGCCGCATCCGGTAGGCGACGAAGTCGGTGAGCGAGGCCAGCTTCTGGAAGTACGGGTTGCGCTCGCGCTCGCGGGCGACCGATGAGATCGGCACGTCGCCGTAGTCGTGACCCGGAAAGAGTCGTACGTCGCCAGGAAGCTCGGAGACGCGCTTGAGGCTCTGGAACATCTGCTCGGGATCGCCTCCGGCAAGGTCGCAGCGGCCACAGGCATTGACGAACACCGTGTCGCCGGCGAAGAGCCCATCTCCGGCATGCCAGCACGTCGATCCCGGCGTGTGACCGGGGGTGTGCATGGCGACGACGCGCAGCGGGCCCACTTCGACGGCGTCGCCCGCGGCGAGCGGCGTCACTTCGCGCTGTAACTCGGGCGCGAGCTTCGGCACGTCGGCGCGGTGGGCGAAGACCCGGATGCCGCCCAGGGCGAGCGCCTGCGGCAGGCCGTTGACGTGATCGAAATGATGGTGCGAGACGAGGGCGTGGGTCAGGGAGCGGCCGTCGGCTCCCGCGGCCGCCTGCGCCGCTTCCACGTCCCATGCCGGATCGACGATGGCGGTCTCGCGGGCGCCCTCGGCGCCGACGAGGTAGACGAAGTTCTCCATCGGCCCGAGCTTGAGCTGCCGCACGTAGAGGGCCATCACCAGCCTCCCCGGTTCGTCAGGACGACGATCTCGCCGCGGTGGCCGCGCGTCTTCGGATAGTGCAGGACGAGGTCGCTGCGCCCCTTTCCGTCCAGGTCGACGGCCTCCATCACTCCCGCGGCCCGCACCTCGACGGTTTCCGCCGGATTGGACGCGAACTCGCCGCCACCGAGCGCCGGATAGATGTCGAGCTGGTCCTCGCTCGAGCCGAAGATCAAGTCCGGCTTTCCATCGCCGGTCACGTCCGCAGTCAGGCTGACCGCCTGCAGGTCGGTGTCGCCCGCCAGCGGAATGCGGAACTTCAGCTCGCGCTCGCTGACGGGCTCGACGGCGAACTTCCGCGACTTGCGATCGAACGGGTAGATCTGGAAGTCGACCTTCGCCGTCTTGGCCGTCAGCATCCGGATCAGCGCGAAGACGCCGAAGCTCGTGTAGGGGACCACCAGGTCAGGGCGGCCGTCTCCGTCGAGATCGACGAGCTGCGTCTGGAAAAGGCTGACTCCTTCGCTCTCCAGGATCTCGGCGGGCTCCTTCGAGAATCCGTCCTTGCGGCCGAGGAACACGTAGCTCGTGCTCCGCGCCGACGTCACTCCCTCGAACACCTGCTTGCGGACGATCAGATCGACGAATCCGTCGCCGTCCAGGTCGGAGACGAGCGTGGTGGCCGAGGTGCCGCGCTCGCGGTGATCGGCGGGGGTGCGGACGGAAAAATCGCGGCTGAAGTCGGGCTGCGGGTGGAAGACGAAGCCCGGGACCTGCCGGTAGATGGCGACGCGATCCTCCTGCGTGGCGATGATGTCCCGCAGCCCGTCGCCGTCGGTGTCGACGACGTGCAGGCCGGGAAATCCGTAGCGGACCTCGATCCCCTCGCCGCGCTTGGGGCCGCCGCTCACCTCCATGTCCACTTCCAGCTCGGCAGCTTTTTCGTAGCGGTCGCCGACATGGCGGAAAATGGCGAGCGCCCCCAGCGACGGCACCAGCAGGTCGTGGCTGTTCTTTCCGGCGAGGTCGTGCATCAGGCGGACGCGGGGCAGCTCGCCGTTGATCGGCTGGTGGAAGAAGGTTGGATGCTCGACGAGCTTGCGCGGCGTCGCCCCCACGCGGCCGGGGAAGGACTTCGCGCTCACTCCGCGCGGCGTCACCAGAAGAAGGTCGTCGGCGCGTCCTCCGCTGGCTGGGCCGACGTCGAAGGCGCAGGCCTCGGCCTCGTCGACGGCCAGCGTCAGGTCGGGACGCGGCGCAAAGACGCCGCCGCGGTTCCAGAAGATGGCGAAGGACCGCTTCTGGTACGGCGGATTGCCGGTGCGGTAGACGGCGAGGAGATCCTTGCGCCCGTCGCCGTCGAGGTCGGTCGCGACGACGGAGGCCACCTCTCCCTCGACGGCGAGCGACTGTACGTGGAACCGCGGCGCTGCCGCGGCTGCCGCGAGCAGCAGGAGGAAAACGGACACGTCGACAGCATAGACCGCAACCCCTGTCCAGCCTCAAGCAATCGCCGCGTGGCCGCACCTTTCGGTAGGGGCGTCTAGTCCCAAGGCAGCGCGCGGACTCCCGCGGCGCTGCGGGACAGCCGGCGCGATCCCGCGCCGGGCTAGTGAACCATGGGGGGCGGTGAGCTCGACGCCAGCCGGACCACGCCGGAGAGCTGATCGGCGATCCGCCTTACTTCGCGCTCCTCCCCTTCCACCAAGGCGACCTGGTCGCCGTCGCGCGTTTCCACCCAGGCGCGGGCGCGACCGCCCGAGAACGCGACGTGCACGCCTTCGATCTCGGCCGCCGGAACACGCAGCCGCGCCGACCGCAATTCGGCGCCTTCGAAGCGCCAGGTGGCCAGCTCCGCCTGGACGACCTGGACGACGAACGCCACTGCCAGTGCCGCCGTCGCCGCTCCCACCACGCGATATCCCGCCCAGAGGTCGAACACGCCCCACCCGATAGCGGCGAGCGCGAGCACGACCGAGAGGATCCGCGCCGACAGCCTGCGGGTGAGCCGGAATTCCGGCCCCGGGGCAAGCGTCAGGTCGCGACGGAAGGTGCCTCGCACAGGATCCCCGTTATCCTACAGACTGCGGGAATGAAAGCCGATGTGCTGCACGTTCGCACCTTGCGAGGAGTTCATCGATGAGCACAAAGGCATGCAAGATCCTGGTGGTCGACGACGACGCGGACACCCGCGAGGCGCTCTCGACCGCGCTGTCAGATGCAGGGTTCGCGGTAGAGGCGGTCGAGGGCGGCGGTCAGGCGCTCGACTGGATTCAACAGCACGGCGAACCCGACGTGATCTTGCTCGACCTGCGTATGCCTCACATCGATGGGAACCAGCTGCTCGCTCGCGTGCGCGGCGGACGTGCGCGCGCCGTCGTCCTTTCGGGTGATTCTTCAGCGCGGCTCATCCGCTTCGCCCGCGACGCGAGACTCTTGGGAAAGCCGGTCGACCTCGAAGAGCTCGAGAAAGCCGTCACGGACGCCTGCGCAGCGTAGCCGGCTAGACGTCCAGCTCCTTCACCTCGCCCGCGCGCTCCATGATGAACCTGAAGCGGGCGCTCACGTCCTTGCCGAGCAGATCGTTGATGGTCCGTTCCGTCTCCAGAGCTGCATGCTCCGGAATGGTGACCTTGAGCGCGATCCGGCGCCGCGGATCGAGGGTGGTGGACTTCAGCTCCTCCGCCGTCATCTCGCCGAGGCCCTTGAACCGCATGATGTTCGGCTTCGCGTTGCCCTTCGCGTGCTCCTTCAGGATGCGCGCCCGATCGACGTCGTCGAGCGCCCAGAACGTGTCCTTGCCGATCTCGATCTTGTAGAGCGGCGGCTGCGCCAGGAAGACGGAGCCGTTGCGGATCAGGTCGCGCATGTGGCGGTAGAAGAACGTGAGCAGCAGCGTCGAGATGTGGTGTCCGTCGCTGTCGGCGTCCATTAGCAGGAAGATCTTCCCGTAGCGCAGGTTCGCGGCCTTGAAGTCCTCTCCGATCCCGCACCCCAGCGCGGAGACGATGTCCTGCAGCTCCTTGTTCTGGCCGACCTTCTCGCTCGAGGCCTGTTCGGCGTTCAGCACCTTGCCTCGCAGCGGGAGGATCGCCTGCGTGCGGCGATCGCGGCCCTGTTTCGCGGAGCCGCCGGCGGAGTCTCCCTCGACGATGAAGAGCTCGCTTTCCTGGGGATTGGTGGACGCGCAGTCGGCGAGCTTCCCGGGCAGGTTCAGTCGATGTGAAACAGCGGTCTTGCGCGACACCTGCTGCGCGGCCGCGCGGGAGGCTTCCCGCGCCCGTGCCGC
Encoded proteins:
- a CDS encoding aldo/keto reductase, whose protein sequence is MFAMAARKQAGGAPQGDVPKDKYRIPSDARARTRQLGRTGVRVSIVGLGGYHLGLPRDEQESIRIVRRALDHGMNFLDNCWDYNGGKSEERMGKALRDGYREKAFLMTKLDGRTAQSAREQLDQSLKRLQTEMIDLVQIHEVIRDDDPERCFAPGGTVEALVEARKAGKLRFIGFTGHKNPRIHRHMLETARKSSFQFDTVQMPINVLDAHYRSFEKEVLPLAQQEGTAVLGMKPLAAGLILESGAASAVECLRYAMSVPGVSVTITGCESEGVFEQALWLATTFKPMTDDEKAKLLRRTATYSQGGKWEKFKTTQMFDGTEQHRQWLTSATL
- a CDS encoding MBL fold metallo-hydrolase, yielding MMALYVRQLKLGPMENFVYLVGAEGARETAIVDPAWDVEAAQAAAGADGRSLTHALVSHHHFDHVNGLPQALALGGIRVFAHRADVPKLAPELQREVTPLAAGDAVEVGPLRVVAMHTPGHTPGSTCWHAGDGLFAGDTVFVNACGRCDLAGGDPEQMFQSLKRVSELPGDVRLFPGHDYGDVPISSVARERERNPYFQKLASLTDFVAYRMRPRE
- a CDS encoding amidohydrolase, yielding MPDLLVAGSLHTLDPARPAAAAVLIRDGRFERVGTREECERAAHGDLRFIELGEGCAVPGLIDAHGHPLLHARTLTEVRLAGATSEKECVERVARFASILPEGGWVRGSGWDQNLWAMRDFPGASLLSAATPRHPVALSRIDVHALWCNDNALRAAGIVASTPDPPGGRILRRDDGMPTGVLIDTAMDLVLRAVPGPSARQCEEMLLRSLHALAAAGLTAVHDASAGPEVLDAYARLAERDELPLRVYAMINGQGAELDDQMRAWRERRSIGSLCVRSVKLFADGALGSRGAAMFDPYEDDPGNSGLWLLDPRELESRILRVAAAGFQPSVHCIGDRACALVLEAFTKVPRTLRARAEHLQVLRPRDVPLLKKSGAIASMQPTHATSDAAWAEDRLGHGTERQRGAYAWRQALDAGAALAFGSDFPVEDIDPRAGLRAAVTRKPAAGPAWMPEQRLRRDEALRAFTAGAAWAEFAEGRRGCIREGFDADLTVFGRDVMAVHVDELCSVPIAATVVGGRVVYAGD
- a CDS encoding response regulator: MSTKACKILVVDDDADTREALSTALSDAGFAVEAVEGGGQALDWIQQHGEPDVILLDLRMPHIDGNQLLARVRGGRARAVVLSGDSSARLIRFARDARLLGKPVDLEELEKAVTDACAA
- a CDS encoding aminopeptidase P family protein, translating into MITVLLCAALAQVAAPEKPPVYEGLTPQRLARIQRALQREKLDGWLFFDFRRSDEIAYRLLGLDPAGARSRRWYCLVPAQGQPRKLLHAIEPRSLDGVPGSSSSYTSWRTRDRELGALLRGIRRVAMDYSPRNEIPTVARVDGGTLELVRAMGPEVVSSADLVAELTSTLSPEELASQAQAADLLSADLEAVAQEAARRVQEDRPATERELQEFARARMLPEGFDPESWPGVAADAHTADPHYSPPPSGGSVVGRNSLLLLDFSARLAPAGIYADLTRVYFLGETVPEEIQRIAAQVFQARDAAVRLLRERAEIGKLPTGAEVDAAARDPIAKAGYGDRFLHRTGHSIDHHGHGDGVNNDDFETHDVRRHLPDTCFSIEPGIYLAGRFGIRSEIDICLPQGRVELRGGPGQPAVPALLAK
- a CDS encoding VCBS repeat-containing protein → MSVFLLLLAAAAAAPRFHVQSLAVEGEVASVVATDLDGDGRKDLLAVYRTGNPPYQKRSFAIFWNRGGVFAPRPDLTLAVDEAEACAFDVGPASGGRADDLLLVTPRGVSAKSFPGRVGATPRKLVEHPTFFHQPINGELPRVRLMHDLAGKNSHDLLVPSLGALAIFRHVGDRYEKAAELEVDMEVSGGPKRGEGIEVRYGFPGLHVVDTDGDGLRDIIATQEDRVAIYRQVPGFVFHPQPDFSRDFSVRTPADHRERGTSATTLVSDLDGDGFVDLIVRKQVFEGVTSARSTSYVFLGRKDGFSKEPAEILESEGVSLFQTQLVDLDGDGRPDLVVPYTSFGVFALIRMLTAKTAKVDFQIYPFDRKSRKFAVEPVSERELKFRIPLAGDTDLQAVSLTADVTGDGKPDLIFGSSEDQLDIYPALGGGEFASNPAETVEVRAAGVMEAVDLDGKGRSDLVLHYPKTRGHRGEIVVLTNRGGW